A genomic segment from Oncorhynchus clarkii lewisi isolate Uvic-CL-2024 chromosome 14, UVic_Ocla_1.0, whole genome shotgun sequence encodes:
- the LOC139365893 gene encoding small ribosomal subunit protein RACK1-like, translating to MDNYQLLSPVSLPRDASGIVRSWYVWGGECLCGVRDVGETGGGEGGVGQRQTLSLSVSASGEKAATGGSDSAIHLYDLSTHQRLMTCKASSTRTVMDGHCFRVFAVTFHPEMEREFISGGWDNTIQFWDTRQQHSVRMLSGPHVCGDTLQIDPAVNHILSGSWRRDNALEIWDYVSGQKVTEVPHDYQGESKNPFRRGYYLEPKVFYLENTRVL from the exons ATGGACAATTACcaactcctctctcctgtgtcgcTTCCTCGAGATGCCAGCGGCATTGTGAGGAGCTGGTACGTGTGGGGAGGAGAGTGTTTGTGCGGGGTGAGAGACGTGGGGGAgactggaggtggagagggaggagttggacagagacagaccctctcgctctccgtctcCGCCTCTGGAGAGAAAGCAGCCACAGGGGGGTCCGACTCAGCCATTCATCTGTATGACCTCTCCACTCACCAGAGACTGATGACCTGCAAGGCCAG CTCCACAAGAACAGTTATGGATGGACATTGTTTTCGGGTCTTCGCAGTGACTTTTCacccagagatggagagagaattcATCTCTGGGGGTTGGGACAACACCATACAG TTTTGGGATACCAGACAGCAGCACTCTGTCAG GATGCTTTCGGGTCCTCACGTGTGTGGTGATACGCTTCAGATCGATCCAGCTGTCAACCACATCCTGTCTGGCTCCTGGAGGAGGGACAACGCACTGGAG atcTGGGATTATGTCTCAGGTCAGAAAGTGACTGAAGTGCCTCATGACTACCAAGGAGAGAGCAAA aaccctttccgcAGAGGgtactacctggaaccaaaagtgttctacctggaaaaCACAAGGGTTCTTTAA